The nucleotide window CTCCACTCAGGCCCATGGAGTTTCGACCGCAATCTGTTGATTCTAGACACAATTTCAAGTGAGGAACAACCTTCGGAGCTGGATTTACACACCGTTCAGTTCTGGGTAAGAATTTATGATCTCCCACTTAAGCTAAGATCTGATTTGATGGCAAGAAAGCTTGGGGATCTGGTAGGGAAGTTCCTAGAAGTGGATCAAAGGGATACTAACATAATGGGTAAATCCATTCGCATCAAAGTTGATATAGATCTGAGGAACCCTCTGAAGCGAGGGATTGTGTTGAAGTACCAAAAAAGAAGCCTCTGGATTTTCTTCAAGTACGAGCGTCTTCCCAATTTCTGCTATAAATGTGGGAGGATTGGCCACCAGATGAAGGAATGTGAGGAGGAAACGGGACAAGATGGTGAAGGATACACAGACGTCGAAGAGCAAGACCAAGCTTATGGGTCTTGGATGAGAGCCTCTCCCTTACCAAAGTTTCAGGTGGAATTTAAGAAAGAACCCAGTACCGGCACTTGCAGTAAATCCCTTTTCTCATCAACAAGCTCAAGCAAGGGTTCTGAAGCAGGGGAGGAGAAAACCTCAAAAGTGCTAGCTGTCAATGAAGAAGAAACCCCCATGattacaaaacaaaaggatGTGGTGGTTGTGAGTCCTGAAGCAACTAGCAAGGCCATTGAAGGAGTGGCAGAAACATTAGGCTCAGTATCTATCTCTCAAAAATTTGCAGCTGGTGTGGAGGGGAAAAAGGAAGAAACTCAGGTGAGAAAAAAGTGGAACAGACAGAAGGGCCCTAAAGGTCAAAAGCCCAAAGCACAAACTAAAGGGAAAAAAGAAGGTGGGAAGAGGCAGATAAGTGAAGCTAATGTTACTGACAGTGTTTTGGAGGCGGTTGGGGGAGTGGAGAAAAAGAGACATCTTGCTGCTATGGAGATTGACATCAATAAATCAGAGGAGGTGTTGGATGACCAACACCTCCTACCAAAATGAAACTCTTAAGTTGGAATTGCAGGGGGTTGGGGAACCCTCGGGCAATTCGAGCCATGTTAAGGCTCAACCGTATTCAAAATCCTCAAGTAGTTTTCTTAATGGAAACTAGGTTAAAGTCTGATGAGATGGAGTGTTTTAGAATAAAGGCTGGTTTCTCCTCTGGTCTGTTTGTTCCTTGTGAGGGCCATGGAAGAGAAAGGGCAGGAGGCATTGCTTTATTGTGGATGGATAGTGTTAGTCTATCAATTGTATCTTACTCTCTAAACCATATAATGGGGAGGATTGAAGATGCAGAAAGTGGAAAAAATTGGTGTATCTCTGGTATTTATGGGCACCCTGAGGAAGGTAAGAAGAAGGACACTTGGGAACTACTGCGAAGCTTAAAGCCGGTTGATGAGGATATGTGGTTGTGTTGTGGAGACTTCAATGATATTCTATCTAATGAGGAAAAGCTTGGTGGTAATCCTAAAAGTTTCTCACAATTGTCTATTAGTAGGGATGCAGTGGAGGATTGCAACTTACTTGACTTGGGCTTTATAGGCTATCCTTTCACGTGGTCAAATGGAAGACAGGAAGATGGTAGAATTCAATGCCGACTGGATCGATCGTTTGCTACGGATGAATTTGTCAAACGTTTCTCCCCTATTCAGATACATCATCTTGCTAGATTTGGGTCTGATCACGCTGTTATTTCTA belongs to Medicago truncatula cultivar Jemalong A17 chromosome 6, MtrunA17r5.0-ANR, whole genome shotgun sequence and includes:
- the LOC112422874 gene encoding uncharacterized protein yields the protein MEEEGEVITVEDDVTVEGEAFGRTLVGKIWTDVPYNIRAFKQTMIQAWRLKNTVEIQDLNKNLFLFKFVSRRDAENILHSGPWSFDRNLLILDTISSEEQPSELDLHTVQFWVRIYDLPLKLRSDLMARKLGDLVGKFLEVDQRDTNIMGKSIRIKVDIDLRNPLKRGIVLKYQKRSLWIFFKYERLPNFCYKCGRIGHQMKECEEETGQDGEGYTDVEEQDQAYGSWMRASPLPKFQVEFKKEPSTGTCSKSLFSSTSSSKGSEAGEEKTSKVLAVNEEETPMITKQKDVVVVSPEATSKAIEGVAETLGSVSISQKFAAGVEGKKEETQVRKKWNRQKGPKGQKPKAQTKGKKEGGKRQISEANVTDSVLEAVGGVEKKRHLAAMEIDINKSEEVLDDQHLLPK